From a region of the Thermus caldilimi genome:
- a CDS encoding TraG/VirB4 family ATPase — protein MSVLGTKTLPLADELPHWELEDGIFFTREGRLEVGFELQLPVMLLFSDRDLLDFAERFATFLRLTVPEGERFRLLVEARQEAEGYLQEIEKEEATFVHPLGKLFFGEKVKLFRKLAEAGVLRTWRYYGFLSLTPPRGRIRGMFSEREYQEAKDLALAYREEVVVQLAGAGIKAVPADDKRLFETLWRWFNPDKPTPEYEPPRARAPYGTPDYRGLTRQVAQTEVDNAYPFYIRLGERWVGGVAMASSPDSTWPGIADALLRTEGEFYLIADWYHKPWEREVRKVSTGHRTASAMARSDTVVDPSVFVKAQNYEEALKRAQGESRHFFETSLHLVLLEKSLRDLKKRIPAARGRFAQVGGARGIPVADFFEAWVSLSPGSGKVPYYKTLLLEDNAADLMPTWSPWRGLDRPMAIYEGAGGVPVKIDLFSDRFPAKHGIVVGGSGSGKSFFVQSLISQVALRGVEVIIVDRGFNYAFLVELLGGSVVVMDPVEGTSVNPFELSEGELFPSEEKRDLIRAIFRAMIPPPLNEQEAMVEEAIWMAAVEQTYLMQQQEDERGQKYLEPFTLSTVVRKLRTMEQVNGKPMGPSEKEIAQRLALALDNWTGDSVYGRLIDRPSQVNLDNQVVYFETGRLGNDGPLTQVGLLLISDLIWKKITKKKGPKLVVLDEAWALLKNKYGAGVVENLYRRSRTFGAAIYAITQELKDFTSGYAQGIVSNTYYHYLLRASEQEEHIMKLFGIPERAIEEVYKKLEYKKGQYSDVLVVLRTGTGLEGGVLRVRVSPLEYWSYTTDNNDKRRREEAVKRYGNPKDAVLALARGEA, from the coding sequence ATGAGCGTTCTGGGTACGAAGACCTTGCCCTTGGCCGATGAGCTTCCCCATTGGGAGTTGGAGGACGGCATCTTTTTTACCCGAGAGGGAAGGCTGGAGGTGGGGTTTGAACTTCAGCTACCGGTCATGCTCCTCTTTTCGGATCGGGATCTCCTGGACTTCGCTGAGCGCTTTGCCACCTTTTTACGGCTCACGGTGCCTGAGGGAGAACGGTTCCGCCTACTCGTGGAAGCCAGGCAAGAAGCAGAGGGCTACCTGCAAGAAATAGAAAAGGAAGAGGCCACTTTTGTTCACCCCTTAGGTAAGCTATTTTTTGGAGAAAAAGTCAAACTCTTCCGTAAACTCGCGGAAGCCGGGGTTTTGCGCACCTGGCGGTACTACGGGTTTTTGTCCCTGACCCCTCCTCGAGGGAGGATACGGGGAATGTTTTCCGAGCGGGAGTACCAGGAGGCCAAAGACCTCGCCTTGGCGTACCGGGAAGAGGTGGTGGTCCAGCTGGCAGGGGCGGGGATCAAGGCTGTACCGGCGGACGACAAGCGTCTCTTTGAGACCTTGTGGCGGTGGTTCAACCCAGACAAGCCCACCCCGGAGTACGAGCCTCCGAGGGCCAGGGCCCCTTACGGGACGCCTGACTACCGGGGGTTGACCCGACAGGTGGCGCAAACGGAGGTGGACAACGCTTACCCCTTTTACATCCGCTTGGGAGAGCGGTGGGTGGGCGGTGTAGCCATGGCTTCCTCCCCCGATTCCACGTGGCCTGGGATCGCGGACGCGCTTTTGCGCACCGAAGGGGAGTTCTACCTGATAGCGGATTGGTACCACAAGCCTTGGGAGAGGGAAGTCCGTAAGGTAAGCACGGGGCACCGCACGGCTAGCGCCATGGCCCGCTCGGACACGGTGGTGGACCCTTCGGTGTTTGTCAAAGCACAAAACTACGAAGAGGCACTAAAGAGAGCCCAGGGGGAAAGCCGCCACTTTTTTGAAACTAGCCTGCACCTGGTCCTTCTCGAAAAGAGTTTGCGAGATTTGAAAAAAAGGATACCGGCGGCGAGGGGGCGTTTTGCTCAGGTGGGGGGAGCTAGAGGTATTCCTGTGGCCGACTTTTTTGAGGCGTGGGTGAGCCTATCGCCGGGTTCGGGCAAGGTGCCGTACTACAAGACCCTTTTGTTGGAAGACAACGCCGCAGACTTGATGCCCACGTGGTCCCCCTGGAGGGGTTTGGACAGGCCGATGGCTATCTATGAGGGAGCAGGGGGCGTACCAGTAAAGATTGACCTGTTTTCTGACCGATTCCCGGCCAAGCACGGGATTGTGGTGGGGGGAAGCGGATCGGGTAAGAGCTTTTTCGTGCAGTCCCTCATCAGTCAGGTGGCCCTCCGGGGGGTGGAAGTCATCATCGTGGACCGGGGTTTCAACTACGCGTTCCTGGTGGAACTTTTAGGAGGGAGCGTGGTGGTCATGGACCCCGTAGAGGGCACCAGCGTCAACCCCTTTGAGCTGTCCGAAGGGGAGCTTTTTCCCTCGGAAGAAAAGAGAGACCTGATTCGGGCTATTTTCCGGGCCATGATACCTCCTCCCTTGAACGAACAGGAGGCCATGGTAGAGGAGGCCATCTGGATGGCCGCCGTGGAGCAGACCTACCTGATGCAGCAGCAGGAGGACGAAAGGGGCCAGAAGTACCTGGAACCCTTTACCCTCTCCACGGTGGTGCGCAAGCTCCGCACCATGGAACAGGTGAACGGCAAACCCATGGGCCCCTCGGAGAAGGAAATCGCCCAGCGCCTTGCCCTGGCCCTGGACAACTGGACGGGAGACTCCGTGTACGGGCGTCTCATTGACCGCCCTTCCCAGGTGAACCTGGACAACCAGGTGGTCTACTTTGAAACGGGCAGGCTGGGAAACGACGGCCCCTTGACTCAGGTGGGCCTCCTCCTCATTTCGGACCTCATTTGGAAAAAGATTACCAAGAAGAAGGGGCCCAAGCTGGTGGTTTTAGACGAGGCGTGGGCGCTTTTGAAGAACAAGTACGGGGCGGGGGTGGTGGAGAACCTTTACCGGCGGAGCCGGACCTTCGGAGCGGCGATTTACGCCATCACGCAGGAACTGAAGGACTTTACCTCGGGGTATGCCCAAGGGATCGTGAGCAACACGTACTATCACTACCTTCTCCGGGCCTCGGAACAGGAGGAACACATCATGAAGCTTTTTGGCATACCTGAGCGAGCCATTGAAGAGGTTTACAAGAAGCTGGAATACAAAAAGGGGCAGTATTCGGATGTGCTGGTAGTCCTCAGGACGGGAACGGGCCTCGAGGGGGGCGTGTTGAGAGTAAGGGTTTCTCCCCTGGAATACTGGAGCTACACAACAGACAATAACGACAAAAGGAGGCGAGAAGAGGCTGTCAAGCGCTACGGGAATCCGAAAGATGCCGTTCTAGCCCTAGCTCGGGGGGAAGCATGA
- a CDS encoding TrbC/VirB2 family protein: MWLKDWLRVFRLSPGMAVGVLMAMGTQLALAGGGGGSNPLAGPMNRIQGIICGVVDAVTGPFGAALAIIMLALGFGGLIIGNRNSMGLIITAIAGGALLLAAKALGNAILGATGCA; this comes from the coding sequence ATGTGGCTGAAGGACTGGTTGCGGGTTTTTAGGCTGTCCCCTGGGATGGCGGTTGGGGTTTTGATGGCGATGGGGACCCAGCTGGCTTTGGCGGGCGGCGGTGGAGGTAGCAACCCCCTGGCGGGGCCCATGAACCGCATTCAGGGCATCATTTGTGGAGTTGTGGATGCGGTCACGGGACCCTTTGGGGCGGCTTTGGCTATCATCATGCTGGCCCTTGGATTTGGTGGGCTTATCATCGGCAACCGGAACTCCATGGGGCTCATCATCACGGCCATTGCGGGGGGTGCTTTGCTCTTGGCGGCCAAGGCTTTGGGGAACGCTATTTTGGGAGCAACAGGGTGCGCCTAA
- a CDS encoding TraX family protein: MSLEGAKWVLVGLMVVDHLAYQVDPSGWGRLPGRLVFGGFLVLLVGNLSHGVPTGKYLWRLGVFGLLAQPGYALAFGFPLLWPLNALVALLAGVIAVRKSPWLGGIMGLLTEYPLTGIAAYLLSQGRWGWAAVAHGGSALLMGWPLYGMVLTGLSVPLWAFLLRERMEGRRAPWWFFYAFYAGHLWFLGGLRWLGVFSR; encoded by the coding sequence GTGAGCCTCGAGGGGGCGAAGTGGGTCCTGGTGGGCCTCATGGTGGTGGACCACCTGGCCTACCAGGTGGACCCCTCCGGATGGGGCAGGCTGCCGGGGAGGCTGGTGTTCGGTGGGTTTCTCGTTCTCCTGGTGGGCAACCTCTCCCACGGGGTGCCCACGGGGAAGTACCTCTGGCGGCTAGGGGTGTTCGGGCTTCTAGCCCAGCCGGGGTATGCGCTGGCCTTCGGTTTTCCCCTCTTGTGGCCCCTGAACGCCTTGGTGGCCCTCTTGGCGGGCGTGATAGCGGTGCGGAAGAGTCCTTGGCTGGGAGGGATCATGGGCCTTCTGACCGAGTATCCCCTGACGGGGATAGCGGCTTACCTGCTGTCCCAAGGGAGATGGGGCTGGGCAGCGGTGGCCCACGGAGGAAGCGCCCTGCTCATGGGGTGGCCGCTTTACGGGATGGTTTTGACGGGTCTATCTGTACCCCTGTGGGCTTTCCTCTTGCGGGAGCGTATGGAAGGCAGAAGGGCGCCCTGGTGGTTTTTCTACGCTTTCTATGCGGGACACCTGTGGTTTTTAGGAGGTCTGCGGTGGCTAGGCGTTTTCTCGCGCTGA
- a CDS encoding COG1470 family protein, which produces MRVVPSDKTLTASGVLELPEGMYEVQADPVQLSSGEVFVPSVEGSPAKVEYGKESRVRVVYALDRDTLPGTLVVVVEGLPQGAEASVRISGEGVDQSIKGTRQLSLPAGTYLLRAEPVGWAGERYVPTPTQEVVVLSPGGVISKTVTYTKEVRTGELLVRVEGLPSGLEARVLVKDGNGTTVASLLESRLLTLPAGVYFVEADPVDTYVPQVSGSPVQVQAGGQAEVRIVYEHRPASLSLSLEPASLTVPRGAAATLRATLTAQNFQGQVSLGLQGAPDGISLSPTTLQVNGTTQATLTLRVGASVAPDTYPIALTAQGQGVSASAGFSLVVPQPDFTFSLSPQSVSLSQGQSTTLIASVSPQNGFSGQVSFSLVNPPAGFSLSGGPVSPNGPTDVPLVLSVSASVAPGTYSLVVKAEGGGVSRTQTLSVQVSPTTGQLALSILFEGAPPGTEGYVVVSGPSGDQTVTRSQVLTLPPGTYTITAYAVVVNGMQYNPNPPGGTVAVQAGQTASFTITYKLPSGP; this is translated from the coding sequence GTGCGCGTTGTGCCTTCGGACAAAACCCTGACGGCTTCTGGGGTGCTGGAGTTGCCCGAAGGCATGTACGAGGTCCAGGCTGATCCGGTGCAGTTGTCCTCGGGGGAGGTTTTTGTTCCTTCCGTGGAGGGTTCTCCCGCCAAGGTGGAGTATGGGAAGGAAAGCCGGGTGAGGGTGGTGTACGCTTTGGACCGGGATACCCTTCCGGGGACTCTAGTGGTGGTGGTGGAGGGACTGCCGCAGGGAGCAGAGGCAAGCGTTCGGATCTCTGGAGAGGGGGTTGACCAGTCCATCAAAGGCACACGGCAGCTTAGCCTTCCTGCCGGAACCTACTTGCTACGGGCGGAACCTGTGGGGTGGGCTGGGGAGAGATATGTCCCCACACCCACGCAGGAGGTGGTGGTTCTCTCACCGGGAGGGGTGATTTCCAAAACGGTGACCTACACTAAGGAAGTTCGCACAGGGGAGTTGCTTGTGCGTGTGGAGGGACTCCCCTCTGGCCTCGAGGCCCGAGTGCTGGTCAAGGATGGCAATGGGACCACGGTGGCTTCCCTCCTTGAGAGCCGTCTCCTCACCCTTCCCGCAGGGGTGTACTTCGTGGAAGCGGACCCGGTGGACACCTATGTCCCCCAGGTGTCCGGTTCCCCGGTCCAGGTGCAGGCGGGGGGCCAGGCGGAGGTGCGGATTGTCTACGAGCACCGGCCAGCGTCCCTGAGCCTCAGCCTTGAGCCCGCCAGCCTCACCGTTCCCAGGGGAGCCGCCGCCACCCTCCGGGCCACCCTGACCGCCCAGAACTTCCAGGGCCAGGTGAGCCTCGGCCTGCAGGGCGCACCCGACGGGATCAGCCTGAGCCCCACCACCCTGCAGGTGAACGGCACCACCCAGGCGACCCTCACCCTGAGGGTGGGGGCCAGCGTGGCTCCGGACACCTACCCCATCGCCCTCACCGCCCAGGGACAAGGCGTCAGCGCCAGCGCAGGTTTCTCCCTCGTGGTGCCCCAGCCGGACTTCACCTTCTCCCTCTCCCCCCAGAGTGTGAGCCTGTCCCAGGGGCAGAGCACCACCCTCATCGCCTCCGTCAGCCCCCAGAACGGCTTCAGCGGGCAGGTCAGCTTCTCCCTGGTCAACCCGCCTGCGGGGTTCAGTCTTTCCGGGGGACCCGTGAGCCCGAACGGCCCCACGGACGTGCCTCTGGTCCTGAGCGTTAGCGCCAGTGTGGCCCCGGGTACCTACAGCCTGGTGGTGAAAGCCGAGGGGGGCGGGGTGAGCCGCACCCAGACCCTGAGCGTGCAGGTGTCCCCCACCACCGGCCAGCTGGCCCTCTCCATCCTGTTTGAGGGGGCTCCTCCGGGGACCGAGGGCTATGTGGTGGTGTCTGGGCCGAGTGGGGACCAGACGGTAACCCGGAGCCAGGTGCTTACCCTGCCCCCAGGTACCTACACGATTACCGCCTACGCCGTGGTGGTGAACGGGATGCAGTACAATCCCAATCCTCCCGGGGGTACGGTGGCGGTGCAGGCTGGGCAGACGGCTTCCTTCACTATTACCTACAAACTCCCATCTGGTCCGTAG
- a CDS encoding S-layer homology domain-containing protein: MRRVLLLGMLLSALGWAQFSDVPQGHWAREAIEQLANEGLLYGFPEGTFRPDGQFSRAQAAVTLWRLILQYRLKDLRELTREDIERLKGLLAAVKALQEGVEEARQGTNTLADRLTGMEGRLASLRDELSSLAGKGVEAGEEALRQLQEAYARLSGLEGLVYKALKDQREELSALAGALRDLDAKVKALEEAWNQAREGDRRTLEERWNALSSSLSQAASKVAALEASLGKVGELEKNLAALERRVTSLEEGLKTLREEVRKLREEVPRVRKPKPFGVGLYLSGLSSGFGVGEYVTSGGFSVRLLGALGNPGPYLSGSLGYRHEGEGVGYRIGLGLGRGFFGPGFTYGEGSFGLKVDLLSGLSLVAEGVYSYPLGSGPIVSRFGVGVMYQW, from the coding sequence ATGAGGAGGGTTCTTCTCTTGGGGATGCTTTTGAGTGCCCTGGGGTGGGCGCAGTTTTCCGATGTTCCTCAGGGGCATTGGGCTAGGGAGGCCATCGAGCAGCTAGCGAACGAGGGGCTTCTGTATGGGTTTCCTGAGGGAACCTTTCGTCCTGACGGGCAGTTCAGCCGGGCCCAAGCGGCGGTGACGCTGTGGCGGCTGATTCTCCAGTATCGCTTGAAGGACTTGAGGGAGCTTACCCGGGAGGACATAGAGCGGCTGAAAGGACTTTTGGCAGCGGTAAAGGCTCTTCAGGAGGGAGTGGAGGAAGCTCGTCAGGGGACGAACACTTTGGCGGACAGGCTGACGGGAATGGAAGGGAGGCTGGCTTCCCTGAGGGATGAGCTTTCTTCCTTGGCGGGCAAGGGGGTGGAAGCGGGAGAAGAAGCGCTGAGACAACTGCAAGAGGCTTACGCCAGGCTTTCTGGGCTTGAGGGGTTGGTGTATAAGGCCCTCAAGGACCAGCGGGAAGAGCTTTCGGCTTTGGCGGGAGCCTTGCGTGATTTGGATGCCAAGGTCAAAGCCCTGGAGGAAGCCTGGAACCAAGCTCGGGAGGGTGATCGCAGGACGCTTGAGGAAAGGTGGAATGCGCTTTCCTCTTCGTTGTCCCAAGCGGCTTCCAAGGTGGCTGCTTTGGAAGCGAGTTTGGGTAAGGTGGGGGAGCTAGAGAAAAATCTAGCCGCACTGGAGAGGCGTGTGACGAGTCTGGAGGAGGGGCTGAAGACTCTTCGGGAAGAGGTGCGGAAGCTTCGTGAGGAAGTGCCTAGGGTGCGCAAGCCCAAGCCGTTTGGAGTGGGCCTTTACCTTTCAGGCCTAAGTTCCGGGTTTGGCGTGGGGGAGTACGTTACCTCCGGGGGCTTTTCTGTGCGCTTGTTGGGGGCCTTGGGCAATCCTGGCCCGTACCTTTCCGGTTCCTTGGGTTACCGACACGAGGGGGAAGGCGTGGGGTACCGGATAGGTCTGGGGCTGGGGCGTGGGTTTTTTGGCCCGGGCTTCACCTATGGCGAGGGATCTTTTGGGCTCAAGGTGGATTTGCTGAGCGGGTTGTCCCTGGTGGCGGAGGGGGTTTACTCCTACCCGTTGGGGTCTGGTCCTATCGTGTCCCGGTTTGGCGTGGGGGTGATGTACCAATGGTGA
- a CDS encoding TrbG/VirB9 family P-type conjugative transfer protein, with the protein MRVLGWVLALWSIALAQLGPYVERIYDVRDLMTRPGIVVLTPGFLTVVDVDEQVEQAVSARSDLFELRVFGNSIYLRPTKRAGTTDLVVTAGGRVFMLRLVIDERSFSTYRYRVRYPKADNPEPPLPEQKSAASRAASSPVALPVQGEFTVTRAGEGLLLEYRIYNAGRDPVILDTARLSLRGAGGPYSFRLLWREGAAVPGRLMPGETERGALLVEKGTPPLELTWTATVVGSGREVMLSQRWGEVK; encoded by the coding sequence ATGCGCGTTCTCGGTTGGGTGTTGGCCCTTTGGAGCATAGCCCTGGCACAACTTGGCCCTTACGTGGAGCGGATTTACGATGTGCGGGATTTGATGACCCGTCCGGGTATCGTGGTGCTCACGCCGGGATTTTTGACGGTGGTGGATGTGGACGAGCAGGTGGAGCAGGCGGTTTCTGCTCGTTCGGACCTGTTTGAGCTTCGGGTGTTTGGCAACAGCATCTACCTGAGGCCCACGAAGCGGGCGGGGACCACGGATTTGGTGGTGACGGCGGGGGGAAGGGTGTTCATGCTCCGGCTGGTCATTGACGAGCGGAGCTTCAGCACGTACCGCTACCGGGTGCGTTATCCCAAGGCGGACAACCCTGAACCTCCGTTGCCGGAACAGAAGTCTGCGGCTTCACGTGCGGCCTCTTCTCCTGTGGCACTTCCCGTGCAGGGGGAGTTTACGGTTACCCGAGCGGGGGAGGGGTTGTTGCTGGAGTACCGCATCTACAACGCGGGACGGGATCCTGTGATCCTGGACACGGCTCGTCTTTCTTTGCGGGGAGCTGGTGGGCCTTACAGCTTCCGGCTGCTTTGGCGTGAGGGAGCGGCGGTTCCGGGGCGGCTGATGCCTGGGGAAACGGAGCGGGGAGCTCTTCTTGTGGAGAAGGGAACCCCTCCTCTGGAGCTTACTTGGACGGCTACGGTGGTGGGAAGCGGTCGTGAGGTGATGCTGAGCCAGCGGTGGGGTGAGGTGAAATGA
- a CDS encoding site-2 protease family protein, protein MLELLVVLLILYLALVVHEQGHLWALKWMGFPVATVALGGPPWVWRKRVGETEYRLGLLPLYAFVKPGERFSTASPWQATRVYLAGPLFSFLGAFLGLVLAGILTGNGEVLVRGISTFFLVPWILGENLFLLFSGGLSREDMGFVAFFRGGAEMVEGGVVKALGFWTVLNMILGWFNLIPLPPLDGGQVWLSWVRGRYRDAVVTWSVIAGLVFVATLMVVALGFDLGLLGR, encoded by the coding sequence GTGCTTGAGCTTTTGGTCGTGCTCCTCATCCTCTACTTGGCCTTGGTGGTGCATGAACAGGGACACCTGTGGGCCCTAAAGTGGATGGGTTTCCCTGTGGCAACGGTGGCCCTGGGCGGTCCGCCTTGGGTTTGGCGCAAGCGGGTGGGAGAAACCGAGTACCGCCTCGGGCTTTTGCCCCTCTACGCCTTTGTCAAACCCGGGGAACGCTTCTCCACAGCTTCCCCCTGGCAAGCAACCCGGGTTTACCTGGCAGGACCTCTCTTCTCTTTCCTGGGAGCTTTTCTGGGCCTGGTCTTGGCCGGGATACTTACGGGAAACGGAGAGGTTTTGGTTAGGGGGATAAGCACCTTTTTTCTCGTCCCGTGGATTTTGGGGGAGAACCTGTTCCTTCTTTTTTCGGGTGGGTTGAGCCGGGAGGACATGGGGTTCGTGGCCTTTTTCCGGGGGGGTGCGGAGATGGTGGAAGGTGGTGTGGTCAAGGCTCTGGGTTTCTGGACTGTCCTGAACATGATCCTGGGTTGGTTCAACCTTATCCCGTTGCCTCCTTTAGATGGGGGGCAGGTGTGGCTTTCTTGGGTTCGGGGACGGTACCGGGATGCGGTGGTGACCTGGAGCGTGATCGCAGGACTAGTTTTTGTGGCGACTTTGATGGTGGTGGCCTTGGGGTTTGACCTGGGACTTCTAGGAAGGTGA
- a CDS encoding thioredoxin fold domain-containing protein, with the protein MPRWLKRVFLGVVLLAIGLTWGILTSPARSPVVPTSWVLEEAWPYRKPPFVLLFMDPLCPFCQRLEEALSQDADLVPFVRYVPVTKHQGSFDLWVKRLKEEGWTEEEAERWVQKGIVQAALSGAKLTPTTVIWRGDSDYEVIVGFRGYEGWAGRVKKALGLGD; encoded by the coding sequence ATGCCCCGGTGGCTTAAACGAGTATTTCTCGGGGTGGTTCTCTTGGCTATAGGGTTGACATGGGGGATTCTGACCTCTCCCGCGCGGTCTCCTGTGGTTCCCACCTCCTGGGTTCTGGAGGAGGCCTGGCCTTACCGCAAACCCCCCTTTGTTTTACTCTTTATGGATCCTCTTTGTCCGTTTTGTCAGCGCTTGGAAGAAGCTCTCTCTCAAGACGCCGATTTGGTACCTTTTGTTCGCTACGTGCCGGTGACCAAACACCAGGGGTCGTTTGACCTTTGGGTGAAGCGTCTGAAGGAGGAAGGCTGGACGGAAGAGGAAGCCGAGCGTTGGGTGCAAAAGGGTATAGTTCAGGCCGCTCTTTCCGGTGCTAAGCTCACCCCCACGACCGTGATTTGGCGGGGGGATTCGGATTACGAGGTCATCGTGGGGTTTAGAGGGTATGAGGGTTGGGCTGGAAGGGTCAAAAAAGCTCTCGGTCTTGGGGATTGA
- a CDS encoding phage NrS-1 polymerase family protein, with protein MSVDWAALGKRFVVWRYEERGGKRTKVPYNGKGRASVRNPEGWLTYEEALVLAKRFDGVGVVLGGDLHGVDLDWKGREGVPEEVVEIIEALGSYTEWSPSGEGVHILFRGQFAPVASRGLLPSGVGVEIYVYSSPGGRFFTLTERCWEGKCVLREASEERLRSLAARVLPEAFVRYLEAHPEVKALWRGEWEERYPSQSEADLALASHLLRFTRGDKGEADRLFRLSGLYRPKWDEDRGGRTYGEMTLDRAGGRSSSSPSRSEGGSKLDAALSLLRSRVSLWRTEDREVFADLPGGRSYRVRDGRFRAWALGQMRAEGVLLRGSEWSDLVLHLEADGDQAPEFPLFVRVAGYGGTFTWTWGKVCLWCAFTLEGGIPFLLRRLPFVLSVPLMLDLCLSLTRTGIPCSSGVF; from the coding sequence GTGAGTGTTGATTGGGCGGCGTTGGGCAAGCGTTTTGTGGTGTGGCGGTACGAAGAGCGCGGAGGTAAGCGCACCAAGGTGCCTTACAACGGCAAGGGAAGAGCCTCGGTGCGAAATCCGGAGGGGTGGCTTACTTACGAGGAGGCTCTTGTTTTAGCCAAGCGTTTTGACGGGGTGGGCGTTGTTTTAGGCGGGGACCTGCACGGGGTGGACCTGGATTGGAAGGGGAGGGAGGGGGTTCCCGAGGAGGTTGTTGAGATCATAGAGGCGCTGGGGAGCTACACGGAGTGGAGTCCTTCGGGGGAGGGTGTCCACATTCTGTTTAGGGGGCAGTTTGCTCCTGTAGCTTCCCGAGGTTTGCTCCCGTCAGGTGTGGGAGTGGAGATCTACGTCTATTCCTCCCCTGGAGGTCGCTTTTTCACCCTGACGGAACGATGCTGGGAAGGAAAGTGTGTCTTGCGGGAGGCTTCCGAGGAACGCTTGCGTTCCCTGGCCGCCAGGGTTTTGCCGGAAGCCTTTGTGCGCTATTTGGAGGCCCACCCTGAGGTGAAGGCCTTATGGCGGGGAGAATGGGAAGAGCGCTATCCCTCGCAGAGTGAGGCTGACTTGGCGTTGGCTTCCCATTTGCTTCGTTTTACTCGGGGGGACAAGGGCGAGGCAGACCGGTTGTTCCGCCTTTCCGGCCTGTACCGTCCAAAGTGGGACGAGGACCGGGGAGGTAGGACCTATGGGGAGATGACCCTTGACCGGGCGGGCGGGAGGTCATCTTCTAGTCCCTCGAGGTCTGAAGGGGGCTCCAAACTGGATGCGGCGCTTTCCCTTTTGCGTTCTAGGGTATCGCTTTGGCGAACGGAGGATCGGGAGGTTTTTGCTGACCTTCCTGGGGGACGCTCGTACCGGGTGAGGGATGGTCGGTTTCGGGCATGGGCTTTGGGCCAGATGCGGGCTGAGGGGGTGCTGCTTCGGGGAAGCGAATGGAGCGATTTGGTGTTGCATCTGGAGGCTGACGGGGATCAGGCTCCGGAGTTTCCCCTTTTCGTTCGGGTGGCCGGCTACGGGGGGACATTTACTTGGACCTGGGGGAAGGTCTGCCTGTGGTGCGCATTTACCCTGGAGGGTGGGATACCCTTCCTCTTGAGGAGGCTCCCGTTCGTTTTGTCCGTTCCCCTCATGCTGGACCTCTGCCTCTCCCTGACAAGAACGGGGATCCCTTGCTCCTCAGGCGTCTTCTGA
- a CDS encoding helix-turn-helix domain-containing protein, whose translation MRGEVLRRLREQARLSRRELAQRAGVEEATVWRLEMGQRQGRPVVIAKLARVLAELTGRGVGDVLAELMGMEGTEPLEVRVIPRYLSLPEAARYLGLSQAAVRQAVREGRLRPRSIPGPRGMLVFSLAELDRFAESYLEAVS comes from the coding sequence ATGCGAGGAGAGGTTTTGCGCCGCTTGCGTGAGCAAGCTCGTTTATCGCGCCGGGAGTTGGCCCAGAGGGCAGGGGTGGAGGAAGCCACCGTGTGGCGTTTGGAGATGGGCCAGCGTCAGGGCCGTCCAGTTGTCATAGCCAAACTGGCACGGGTGCTGGCGGAGCTCACGGGACGGGGGGTGGGCGATGTTCTAGCGGAGCTCATGGGGATGGAGGGAACGGAACCTCTGGAGGTACGGGTGATTCCCCGCTATCTTAGCCTACCCGAGGCCGCGCGTTATCTGGGACTTTCCCAGGCAGCCGTGCGTCAAGCGGTGCGGGAAGGCCGTTTGCGTCCCCGCTCCATTCCCGGCCCCCGGGGGATGCTCGTGTTTTCTCTGGCAGAACTAGACCGTTTCGCTGAAAGCTACCTGGAGGCGGTTTCATGA
- a CDS encoding S24 family peptidase, whose protein sequence is MSLVWEGLDPKSLSQMKPKEFGSFLREVRQRKGLRQHQVAARAGLHPAYISKVELGERDIRRMKATTASAILRAYGLSEDIIDALLRFWRKPQSLPEPPEPVSEKEEGEPLYPVTLPIVDAGAGSPSWDDAREFVTLFLPELKGKRNQIFGIRIVGDSMEPLLYEGDVAVVWTEGGYDPGAIVAIGIPGNGIVVKQLYYAQKGEPLMHSLNPRYPDEPLPEGAKIWGPVIQIIRSLPNGKPKKKLLT, encoded by the coding sequence ATGTCCCTGGTTTGGGAGGGTTTAGACCCGAAGTCGTTATCTCAGATGAAGCCCAAGGAGTTCGGATCCTTCCTCAGGGAAGTAAGGCAAAGAAAGGGGCTTCGTCAACACCAAGTGGCCGCGAGGGCGGGGCTACATCCCGCCTACATCTCCAAGGTGGAACTGGGGGAGCGGGACATCCGCCGTATGAAAGCTACCACTGCCAGCGCCATCCTTAGGGCCTATGGGTTGAGTGAAGACATAATAGACGCACTTCTTCGCTTCTGGAGAAAACCCCAATCGCTCCCCGAACCCCCCGAACCCGTTTCTGAGAAAGAGGAGGGAGAACCCTTATATCCCGTTACTTTGCCCATCGTGGATGCAGGAGCAGGATCACCCTCGTGGGACGATGCCCGGGAGTTCGTCACCTTGTTTTTGCCGGAACTCAAAGGCAAGCGAAACCAAATCTTCGGCATCCGCATCGTGGGAGACTCAATGGAACCTCTCCTTTACGAGGGGGACGTGGCTGTGGTCTGGACAGAAGGAGGATACGACCCTGGCGCTATCGTCGCTATAGGCATCCCTGGAAACGGAATTGTGGTCAAACAACTCTATTACGCACAAAAAGGCGAACCCCTCATGCACAGCCTAAACCCTCGTTACCCAGATGAGCCATTACCTGAAGGGGCTAAAATATGGGGCCCCGTCATTCAGATAATCCGAAGCCTCCCCAATGGGAAACCAAAGAAAAAGCTTCTGACCTAG